The following nucleotide sequence is from Pseudomonas sp. S09G 359.
ACCGGCGTAGGGCTGGTCGTACAAAACCACGTTGAATTGCGGGTACAGGCTTTTCACGGTCTGGGCGAAGGAGGCCGTGGTGGCCATGGAGCCATTGACCAGGATGATGGTCTTGTCCGCAGCGTCCGCGCGATAGAACTCCGTGTAAACCCGATACTGACCCTGTATATCCAACACAGCGATTTCTGGCCTCATGTCGTAAGACTCCTGGCAAGCGGGTAGGGCGCGCAGATCACTCTGCACGAGCTTTGTGACAGGTAGGCATACGCCTGAAAGATGAAGGCCCATGTCGGTCCGATGACGGCTGGCCGACGGGTGTTGTTATGGCGGGCAATTTGCCTGGAGGACCCGTGGATAAGGCGCGGGCGGGGCAAAGTGTTTCTTGGAGGTTATAGGCGACTCGCCAGTCATATTTAAACTGGTGAGCTTGATTCAAGCACAGACTGGGGATGTCGCAAGGGACAGAAATGGGTTTTTGCCATCACCGGCCGAACGGTCGTCAGACCTGTTGGATTTCGTTGTAGGTCAGTGCCCGGTATTCACCCGGCGCCAGCGTCAAATCCAACTCAAGCGGCCCCATGCGTTCGCGGTGCAAGCCGAGCACCTTATTGTTGAAGTGCCCGAACATGCGCTTCACCTGGTGATAGCGGCCTTCGATGATGCTCAAGCGCGCCAGGCGCGGGCCCAGCAGTTGCAGCTCGGCCGGTTGGGTGGTCAGGTCTTCAAACGCGAAATACAGGCCCGTGGCAAAGGTCGCCGCGTACTCGGGGCCGATCTCCTGTTCGGTCTCCACGCGATAGACCTTGGGCAGTTTGGTGGTCGGTTGCGTCAGGCGCCGCGACCACTGGCCATCGTTGGTGATCAGCATCAGCCCGGTGGTGTTGAAATCCAGGCGGCCGGCGATATGCAGCTCGCCTTTATCCGGCTCATCCAGCAAGTCCAGCACGGTCGGGTGTTGCGGGTCCGAGGTGGCGCTCACGCAACCCTGGGGTTTGTGCAGCATGAAATACCGCGCCGGTTTGCCGGCTTGCAGCACGTCACCGTCTACGCATACACGGCTGAACTCACGCACCTCATGGTGCGGGTCGCTGACCGCCACGCCGTCGACCGTCACCCGGCGCTCAACCAA
It contains:
- a CDS encoding pseudouridine synthase: MRVDRFLSNLPRFNRQQVRMLLVERRVTVDGVAVSDPHHEVREFSRVCVDGDVLQAGKPARYFMLHKPQGCVSATSDPQHPTVLDLLDEPDKGELHIAGRLDFNTTGLMLITNDGQWSRRLTQPTTKLPKVYRVETEQEIGPEYAATFATGLYFAFEDLTTQPAELQLLGPRLARLSIIEGRYHQVKRMFGHFNNKVLGLHRERMGPLELDLTLAPGEYRALTYNEIQQV